A DNA window from Setaria viridis chromosome 2, Setaria_viridis_v4.0, whole genome shotgun sequence contains the following coding sequences:
- the LOC117843540 gene encoding uncharacterized protein isoform X2, whose product MEVEEAGGQLENAGKDEAEAEYHSHDFEWEDLKAEVESDPAFSYHLSPFRVPAASTTSQPQPSSEAWRSFHRRHASGKFFKERRYLLKEFPELPNSKDYSKILEVGCGNGSTAVSLLRSSESITVFACDCSKDTLEKANEIISNTKGIDIKDRFQPFLMDVSKETFPDWLCCIAYASHHKMRKEHPGFLRENQCCVGGMDFITMIFTLSAIPFAIMPSTIEQCVSVLKPGGLLLFRDYGLYDMTMLRFLPHQRVGFREYMRSDGTLSYFFTLDTVRELFHAAGLVELELEYCCVKSVNRKNGKKMQRVWVHGKFQKPPS is encoded by the exons ATGGAAGTGGAAGAAGCGGGAGGCCAACTGGAGAACGCCGGCAaggacgaggcggaggcggagtacCATTCACACGACTTCGAGTGGGAGGACCTCAAGGCGGAGGTGGAATCCGACCCTGCCTTCTCCTACCACCTCTCCCCATTTCGCGTCCCTGCCGCAAGCACTACCTCGCAGCCGCAGCCTTCGTCGGAGGCCTGGAGAAGTTTCCACCGTCGCCACGCGTCCGGCAAGTTCTTCAAG GAAAGGAGATATTTGCTTAAGGAATTTCCTGAACTGCCTAACAGTAAAGATTATTCCAAGATTTTAGAAGTGGGATGTGGGAATGGAAGCACCGCTGTTTCCCTACTACG GTCTAGTGAAAGCATTACTGTCTTTGCTTGTGACTGTAGTAAAGACACTCTCGAGAAGGCAAATGAGATTATATCCAATACAAAAGGGATTGATATCAAGGATAGGTTCCAGCCCTTTCTAATGGATGTTTCTAAAGAAACTTTTCCAGATTGGCTATGCTGCATTGCCT ATGCAAGTCATCATAAAATGAGAAAAGAGCACCCAGGCTTCCTGAGAGAGAATCAATGTTGTGTCGGCGGCATGGATTTTATCACCATG ATATTCACATTATCAGCCATACCCTTCGCCATAATGCCAAGTACTATAGAGCAGTGTGTTTCTGTTCTGAAACCAGGTGGCCTCCTTCTGTTTAGGGATTATG gtCTTTATGACATGACAATGCTTCGGTTCTTACCTCATCAAAGAGTAGGGTTTCGGGAATATATGCGGTCAGATGGCACCTTGTCATACTTCTTCACATTGGACACTGTGAGAGAACTCTTTCATGCTGCTGGGCTAGTAGAG TTGGAGCTGGAGTACTGCTGTGTCAAGTCAGTGAACCGAAAGAATGGGAAGAAGATGCAGCGGGTATGGGTGCATGGGAAATTCCAGAAACCACCAAGCTGA
- the LOC117843540 gene encoding uncharacterized protein isoform X1: MEVEEAGGQLENAGKDEAEAEYHSHDFEWEDLKAEVESDPAFSYHLSPFRVPAASTTSQPQPSSEAWRSFHRRHASGKFFKERRYLLKEFPELPNSKDYSKILEVGCGNGSTAVSLLRSSESITVFACDCSKDTLEKANEIISNTKGIDIKDRFQPFLMDVSKETFPDWLCCIACKSSHDASHHKMRKEHPGFLRENQCCVGGMDFITMIFTLSAIPFAIMPSTIEQCVSVLKPGGLLLFRDYGLYDMTMLRFLPHQRVGFREYMRSDGTLSYFFTLDTVRELFHAAGLVELELEYCCVKSVNRKNGKKMQRVWVHGKFQKPPS; the protein is encoded by the exons ATGGAAGTGGAAGAAGCGGGAGGCCAACTGGAGAACGCCGGCAaggacgaggcggaggcggagtacCATTCACACGACTTCGAGTGGGAGGACCTCAAGGCGGAGGTGGAATCCGACCCTGCCTTCTCCTACCACCTCTCCCCATTTCGCGTCCCTGCCGCAAGCACTACCTCGCAGCCGCAGCCTTCGTCGGAGGCCTGGAGAAGTTTCCACCGTCGCCACGCGTCCGGCAAGTTCTTCAAG GAAAGGAGATATTTGCTTAAGGAATTTCCTGAACTGCCTAACAGTAAAGATTATTCCAAGATTTTAGAAGTGGGATGTGGGAATGGAAGCACCGCTGTTTCCCTACTACG GTCTAGTGAAAGCATTACTGTCTTTGCTTGTGACTGTAGTAAAGACACTCTCGAGAAGGCAAATGAGATTATATCCAATACAAAAGGGATTGATATCAAGGATAGGTTCCAGCCCTTTCTAATGGATGTTTCTAAAGAAACTTTTCCAGATTGGCTATGCTGCATTGCCTGTAAAAGTTCACATG ATGCAAGTCATCATAAAATGAGAAAAGAGCACCCAGGCTTCCTGAGAGAGAATCAATGTTGTGTCGGCGGCATGGATTTTATCACCATG ATATTCACATTATCAGCCATACCCTTCGCCATAATGCCAAGTACTATAGAGCAGTGTGTTTCTGTTCTGAAACCAGGTGGCCTCCTTCTGTTTAGGGATTATG gtCTTTATGACATGACAATGCTTCGGTTCTTACCTCATCAAAGAGTAGGGTTTCGGGAATATATGCGGTCAGATGGCACCTTGTCATACTTCTTCACATTGGACACTGTGAGAGAACTCTTTCATGCTGCTGGGCTAGTAGAG TTGGAGCTGGAGTACTGCTGTGTCAAGTCAGTGAACCGAAAGAATGGGAAGAAGATGCAGCGGGTATGGGTGCATGGGAAATTCCAGAAACCACCAAGCTGA